In Jeotgalibaca arthritidis, a single genomic region encodes these proteins:
- a CDS encoding DUF1831 domain-containing protein encodes MAYDKVTTLKGSSKSYRLHDDVKRYALRDNGFQETKTGNFQYFRDVSPLNSNQSVMLKILVSKDLDSLRMSTTTANGLKTLDVYGKANMETVVENINYILASLIEENVIREA; translated from the coding sequence ATGGCATATGATAAAGTAACAACTTTAAAAGGGTCATCAAAAAGCTACCGTCTTCACGATGATGTCAAACGCTACGCACTAAGAGATAATGGCTTTCAGGAAACGAAAACAGGGAATTTTCAATATTTCCGTGACGTGAGCCCACTAAATAGTAATCAGTCGGTTATGTTAAAAATTCTTGTTTCTAAAGACTTAGACAGCTTACGTATGTCAACAACAACAGCTAATGGATTAAAAACTTTAGATGTCTATGGTAAAGCCAATATGGAAACAGTTGTTGAAAACATTAACTATATTTTAGCAAGTTTGATTGAAGAAAACGTCATACGAGAAGCTTAA
- a CDS encoding diacylglycerol/lipid kinase family protein produces MTIRYHIIANLHSGSGKGRKIALDVHRILDKQAIPFTFYQTEYRKHTITLIQTIARQLKQDERILIIGGDGTLHEAVTGLIQANLKIPVAYLPAGTGNDFARSIGMSSHYKTVLKAILKADHPTLIECFIYRDEEKDVKGIGLNSLGMGFDGKIIQILNDKHTKKTILSAVGLEKLIYLKSISSAFKDRKTFDISVTVDGETYTDSDILIVGAMNHPYFGGGIKIDPESQSNNHELAVMMIKNMAFPELVKLLTKVLTTGSHIHSEHFRRISGKEIAIQVMATAPTQVDGESLAEDDYHFNFELASFLLWQ; encoded by the coding sequence ATGACCATTCGCTATCATATCATCGCCAATCTTCATTCAGGATCGGGAAAGGGTAGAAAAATTGCCCTAGATGTTCACCGTATTCTGGATAAACAAGCGATTCCTTTTACCTTTTACCAAACTGAATACCGCAAACACACTATTACGCTTATCCAAACTATTGCTAGACAACTTAAACAAGACGAGCGAATCCTCATTATTGGCGGTGACGGTACCTTACATGAAGCTGTCACAGGGTTAATTCAAGCTAATTTAAAGATTCCAGTTGCCTACTTGCCAGCAGGAACTGGCAATGACTTCGCACGATCGATTGGAATGAGTAGCCATTATAAAACTGTTTTGAAAGCTATTCTAAAAGCTGACCACCCTACTCTCATTGAATGTTTTATCTATCGTGACGAGGAGAAAGACGTGAAAGGCATCGGTCTTAATAGCTTAGGTATGGGCTTTGACGGTAAAATCATTCAAATTCTTAATGACAAACACACTAAAAAAACAATACTATCAGCTGTTGGCTTAGAAAAACTTATTTACTTAAAGAGTATTTCTTCTGCCTTTAAAGACAGAAAAACCTTTGACATTTCTGTCACTGTTGACGGTGAAACCTATACTGATTCAGATATTCTTATTGTAGGTGCGATGAACCATCCTTATTTTGGCGGGGGAATTAAGATTGATCCTGAATCCCAATCCAACAATCATGAATTAGCAGTGATGATGATTAAAAACATGGCCTTTCCAGAGCTCGTTAAATTATTGACTAAGGTACTAACAACTGGCAGTCATATTCACTCTGAGCATTTTCGCCGTATCAGTGGCAAAGAAATTGCTATTCAAGTTATGGCCACTGCCCCTACCCAAGTGGATGGTGAATCCCTAGCAGAAGATGACTACCACTTTAATTTTGAATTAGCATCATTTTTACTGTGGCAGTAA
- a CDS encoding formate/nitrite transporter family protein: protein MELDNQGLMSVIDKNARKKDHLFTHSIPKYMVRAFFSGMFLTIGTAIAVMVGDKGNHIDPSLGKFFYSFMFSWSLVMIIYMDAELGTSNMMYMTAGMHRRVVSPKRAGQILLTCIICNLVGGIISAWLICQTSTFQQLASDHYLYTTVTAKLSKTTSQILSEGIFANIIVNTAIIASARMKDDAGKLFATVFIIFIFAFLGFEHVIANFSSFAMAFFSNGGMIEGMSVLAVLKNWLFALIGNYVGGGLLIGLLYSWLNKGETVYFD from the coding sequence TTGGAACTGGATAACCAAGGTCTAATGTCAGTCATTGATAAAAATGCAAGAAAGAAAGACCACTTATTTACACACTCTATTCCTAAATATATGGTAAGAGCTTTTTTTTCAGGTATGTTTTTAACCATCGGAACAGCTATAGCAGTGATGGTAGGCGATAAAGGGAATCATATTGATCCCTCATTAGGTAAGTTTTTCTATTCATTTATGTTTTCATGGTCGTTAGTGATGATTATCTATATGGATGCTGAACTCGGAACAAGTAACATGATGTATATGACAGCCGGCATGCACCGCCGTGTTGTTTCTCCTAAACGAGCAGGCCAAATTTTATTGACGTGTATTATTTGTAACCTAGTTGGTGGAATTATCTCGGCTTGGTTAATCTGTCAAACGTCAACTTTTCAACAATTAGCAAGTGATCACTATTTATATACAACGGTTACTGCTAAACTTTCTAAAACAACCTCTCAAATACTATCGGAAGGTATTTTTGCTAATATTATTGTTAATACAGCTATTATTGCATCAGCTCGTATGAAAGATGATGCCGGAAAATTATTTGCAACAGTCTTTATTATTTTTATTTTTGCTTTCCTAGGATTTGAGCACGTTATTGCCAACTTCTCATCATTTGCCATGGCATTCTTTTCAAATGGAGGCATGATTGAAGGAATGAGCGTACTAGCTGTTTTGAAAAATTGGCTATTTGCTTTGATTGGTAATTATGTAGGTGGCGGTTTGTTAATCGGTTTGCTTTATTCTTGGCTTAACAAGGGAGAAACAGTATACTTTGATTAA
- the mnmA gene encoding tRNA 2-thiouridine(34) synthase MnmA gives MENNANIRVVVGMSGGVDSSVTALLLKEQGYDVIGIFMKNWDDTDEFGFCTATEDYKDVQAVAQQIGVPYYSVNFEKEYWDKVFQYFLDEYKKGRTPNPDVMCNKEIKFKAFLDYAMDLGADYVATGHYAQVVRDEEGVSHLLRGVDNNKDQTYFLNQLSQEQLSKTMFPLGGMEKSQVREIAAAAGLATAKKKDSTGICFIGEKNFKTFLSTYLPAVSGDMVTLDGKKMGEHAGLMHYTIGQRKGLGIGGGGQTDDPWFVVGKELATNTLLVGQGYHHERLYADYLLASDIHFTRTEKMPTTFTCTAKFRYRQKDTKVTVTLSDDQTEAKVVFDEAVRAITPGQAVVFYDGMECLGGGIIDKAFQNQEELQYI, from the coding sequence ATGGAAAACAATGCAAACATCAGAGTTGTAGTAGGAATGAGTGGTGGCGTCGATTCTTCAGTAACAGCCTTATTGCTAAAAGAACAGGGCTATGATGTCATTGGTATTTTTATGAAAAATTGGGATGACACGGATGAATTTGGATTTTGTACAGCAACTGAAGATTACAAAGATGTTCAAGCTGTAGCACAACAAATTGGTGTTCCTTATTATTCTGTAAACTTTGAAAAGGAATATTGGGATAAAGTCTTCCAATACTTTTTAGATGAATACAAAAAAGGTCGCACTCCTAATCCAGACGTTATGTGTAATAAAGAAATCAAATTTAAAGCTTTCTTGGATTATGCCATGGATTTAGGGGCGGACTATGTTGCAACAGGACACTATGCGCAAGTGGTAAGGGATGAAGAGGGTGTTTCTCATTTATTGAGAGGCGTGGACAATAATAAAGACCAAACCTACTTCTTAAATCAACTATCGCAAGAACAATTATCAAAAACAATGTTCCCATTAGGTGGCATGGAAAAATCACAAGTAAGAGAAATCGCTGCAGCTGCAGGATTAGCAACAGCTAAGAAAAAAGATTCAACAGGTATTTGTTTTATTGGAGAGAAAAACTTTAAAACGTTTCTATCGACTTATTTACCAGCTGTATCTGGCGATATGGTCACTTTAGATGGTAAGAAAATGGGCGAACATGCTGGTTTGATGCATTATACGATTGGCCAACGTAAAGGTTTGGGCATCGGTGGCGGTGGCCAAACAGATGATCCTTGGTTTGTTGTTGGTAAAGAATTAGCTACCAATACTTTATTAGTTGGGCAAGGCTATCACCATGAGCGTTTATATGCAGACTACCTATTAGCTTCAGACATTCATTTTACGCGTACTGAAAAAATGCCAACAACATTTACTTGTACGGCTAAATTCCGTTACCGTCAAAAAGATACAAAAGTAACCGTAACGTTAAGTGACGATCAAACAGAAGCAAAAGTTGTCTTTGATGAAGCCGTTCGTGCGATTACACCGGGGCAAGCAGTCGTATTTTACGATGGCATGGAATGTCTAGGTGGCGGTATTATTGACAAAGCATTCCAAAACCAAGAAGAATTACAATACATTTAA
- a CDS encoding cysteine desulfurase family protein: MIYLDHAATTPIDADVVSVIEEALRHQYGNPSSLYQKGRDARKLVEDARRVFANSIGAEARDLIITSGASESNNTAIIGTALARRESGQHLITTAVEHHSVLHPMQYLETLGFEVTYLPVDDTGCVTAQQVAEALRPDTILVSIIYGNNEVGAINPIKEIGEIVREHQALFHTDAVQAYGSQEIAVDDHHIDLLSVTAHKINGPKGIGFLFRRNDLHLPHYIHGGTQENDHRAGTENTPYIVGFAKAVENMLAKRQANNLYKAELKQHLLDELTKRDVAYQVNGMVDDGLPHILSLYLPNIQSDKFLIQCDLKQIFISAGSACTAGSLEPSHVLTAMYGKDSRRILESIRLSFGKENTKEDMVILADLIAHIQSRYSDN; the protein is encoded by the coding sequence ATGATTTATTTAGACCATGCCGCAACTACACCGATTGATGCAGATGTGGTCAGTGTGATAGAAGAAGCACTACGCCATCAATATGGCAATCCCTCAAGCCTGTATCAAAAAGGAAGAGACGCTCGTAAGCTAGTAGAAGATGCTAGACGGGTGTTTGCGAATTCGATTGGTGCTGAGGCAAGAGATTTGATTATAACAAGTGGTGCATCGGAATCGAATAATACCGCAATTATTGGCACTGCTTTAGCTAGAAGAGAGTCAGGTCAGCATCTCATTACGACGGCAGTCGAGCACCATTCCGTACTTCATCCGATGCAGTATTTAGAAACACTCGGCTTTGAGGTGACCTATTTGCCAGTTGATGATACAGGCTGCGTGACTGCGCAACAAGTTGCTGAAGCGCTAAGACCGGATACTATTTTAGTTTCGATTATTTATGGGAACAATGAAGTCGGAGCGATTAATCCGATTAAGGAAATTGGTGAAATTGTAAGAGAACACCAAGCACTCTTTCATACAGATGCTGTTCAAGCATACGGATCGCAGGAGATAGCAGTGGATGATCATCATATCGATTTGTTATCAGTGACTGCCCACAAAATCAATGGACCAAAAGGCATTGGCTTTTTATTCCGTCGCAATGATTTGCATTTACCTCATTATATTCATGGTGGCACACAAGAAAATGACCACCGTGCAGGAACTGAGAATACACCCTATATTGTTGGTTTTGCAAAAGCAGTTGAGAATATGCTAGCTAAGCGTCAAGCTAACAATCTCTATAAAGCTGAATTAAAACAACATTTACTAGATGAGCTGACTAAGCGAGATGTTGCTTACCAAGTGAACGGCATGGTAGATGATGGCTTGCCGCATATTCTAAGTCTTTATTTACCAAACATTCAATCGGATAAATTTTTGATTCAATGCGACTTAAAACAAATCTTTATTTCAGCTGGATCAGCTTGTACAGCTGGCAGTCTTGAACCTAGCCATGTTTTAACAGCCATGTACGGTAAGGATAGCCGCCGCATCCTTGAATCCATTCGTCTTTCTTTTGGAAAAGAAAATACGAAAGAAGACATGGTCATATTGGCTGACTTAATCGCACACATTCAAAGTCGTTACTCAGACAACTAG
- a CDS encoding TraX family protein, with translation MNQKTNTIKWLAIITMTIDHIGYFLFPSQLWLRIIGRLAFPLFLYTTIEGVQRTKNMNHYLLRLVVTGLISMIVTIQIGNPFNILFTLAIFAFSLEHIKLFPIALLLSNLTEYGIYGFLMGWGIYIMLYKNKWWGIVSLLVLHVFFASTIQSVALLALIPILVKMNWRLPPLPKWLGYSYYPLHQLVLLLLTFIK, from the coding sequence ATGAATCAAAAAACGAATACCATTAAGTGGCTAGCCATTATAACGATGACGATTGATCATATTGGTTACTTTTTATTTCCTTCTCAACTATGGCTAAGAATCATTGGACGATTGGCATTTCCCCTATTCCTTTACACGACCATAGAAGGGGTTCAGCGGACAAAGAATATGAATCACTACCTACTGAGGCTTGTTGTTACGGGGCTAATCAGTATGATCGTTACAATCCAGATTGGCAATCCGTTTAATATCCTATTCACATTAGCGATTTTTGCCTTTTCCTTAGAACATATAAAACTATTTCCGATTGCATTGTTATTAAGCAACCTAACAGAATATGGGATCTATGGTTTTTTAATGGGATGGGGTATTTATATCATGCTCTATAAAAATAAATGGTGGGGCATAGTCAGTTTACTAGTTTTACACGTTTTCTTCGCATCAACCATTCAATCCGTTGCTTTGTTGGCATTGATTCCGATTCTTGTCAAAATGAATTGGCGATTGCCACCTTTGCCCAAGTGGCTAGGGTACAGCTATTACCCGTTGCACCAATTGGTATTATTACTACTTACTTTTATAAAGTAA
- the recD2 gene encoding SF1B family DNA helicase RecD2 has protein sequence METNEQPYLLGELKAVFFENPSNFYKVLLIELHENNFPIDKDEIVVTGNFGDISLDTVYRFTGTAVTHPKYGIQFQAISYEREKPTGKNGMIAFLSSDRFPGIGKRTAEKIVDTLGEQAIDAILDHPDCLKQVSGLNEKKRQMIYDVLQQVQGTEKTIIELANLGFTNHQAAAIMQVYKTETLQIVRENPYQLIQDIDGIGFKRADQLAMELDIEADDKNRIKGAIISTVQDLCLSNGDTYVESNELFDRSLQLLETSRRFVIEDQLLIESVVEMVENMELVEDQKRFALPSLFFAEEGIASSLYRFLKKDKSIDYPGVDFKKEISKMEDKLNIQYDDIQADAIEQALTRPFFILTGGPGTGKTTVLNGIVNLFCELNDLPVNSMEYLNGIYPIIMAAPTGRAAKRMNEMTGIPSSTIHRLLGLTGQENPNDDVYTQELEGKLLIIDESSMVDTWLMNRLLKSIPAGMQVIFVGDKDQLPSVGPGQVLFDLLSSQVIPQVELRRIYRQAGGSSIIPLAHEIKEGQLAPDFTRNHNDRSFFTCQANQIEPLIRTVVEKAKAKGYTAKDIQILAPMYKGPAGINALNVMMQDILNPNPDKRRREAQYFDALYRVGDKILQLVNQPELNIFNGDIGEIVSIQYAKETEDKVDEITVVFDSVEVTYKRNDWNKFTLAYCCSIHKAQGSEFSMVILPMVRQYGRMLKRNLLYTAVTRSKSKLILCGEVEAFEFAIKNTGDLRKTMLIEKVVRHQNSDKIIIEAEPIKQETISQVVEEFETTVTEPDYQLTIEKIQKGNIDPMIGMADMSPYDFIH, from the coding sequence ATGGAAACGAATGAGCAGCCTTATTTATTAGGAGAATTAAAAGCTGTCTTTTTTGAAAATCCATCGAACTTTTATAAAGTTCTCTTAATCGAACTTCATGAAAATAATTTCCCTATTGATAAGGACGAAATTGTTGTCACTGGTAATTTTGGTGATATTAGCTTGGATACCGTTTATCGTTTTACAGGTACAGCTGTCACTCATCCAAAGTATGGTATTCAATTTCAAGCCATCAGTTACGAAAGAGAGAAACCGACTGGAAAAAATGGGATGATTGCCTTCCTATCTAGTGACCGTTTCCCTGGAATAGGTAAGCGAACAGCTGAGAAAATCGTTGATACGCTTGGGGAACAAGCCATAGATGCTATTTTAGATCATCCAGATTGTTTGAAGCAGGTTTCAGGTTTAAATGAGAAAAAAAGACAGATGATTTACGATGTCCTCCAACAAGTTCAAGGGACTGAAAAGACGATTATTGAACTTGCTAATTTAGGGTTTACGAATCATCAAGCTGCGGCTATTATGCAAGTTTATAAAACAGAAACACTGCAAATCGTGAGAGAAAATCCTTATCAGTTAATCCAAGATATCGATGGTATTGGCTTTAAACGAGCCGATCAACTCGCTATGGAGCTTGATATTGAAGCAGACGATAAGAACCGAATTAAAGGGGCTATTATTTCAACCGTTCAAGATCTATGTTTGTCCAATGGTGATACTTATGTTGAAAGTAATGAATTATTTGATCGTTCGTTGCAACTGCTTGAAACAAGCCGCCGTTTCGTTATCGAGGATCAACTCTTGATTGAAAGTGTCGTTGAAATGGTCGAGAATATGGAACTCGTCGAGGATCAAAAACGCTTTGCATTGCCCTCTTTATTTTTTGCAGAAGAGGGAATTGCATCTAGTCTGTACCGCTTTTTGAAGAAGGATAAAAGTATTGACTATCCAGGTGTCGATTTCAAAAAAGAAATTAGTAAAATGGAAGATAAACTGAACATTCAATATGACGATATTCAAGCTGATGCGATTGAGCAAGCCTTAACGCGGCCGTTTTTTATCTTAACGGGTGGCCCTGGTACGGGGAAAACGACGGTATTAAATGGGATTGTTAATCTGTTTTGTGAATTGAATGATCTTCCTGTTAATTCAATGGAGTACCTCAATGGTATTTATCCCATTATTATGGCAGCACCAACAGGTCGGGCTGCTAAACGGATGAATGAAATGACTGGTATTCCAAGTAGTACCATTCACCGTCTACTAGGATTAACCGGTCAAGAAAATCCCAATGATGACGTCTATACACAAGAATTAGAGGGGAAACTGCTAATTATTGATGAGTCATCTATGGTCGATACATGGCTGATGAATCGTTTGTTAAAATCTATTCCTGCCGGTATGCAAGTTATTTTTGTTGGTGATAAAGATCAATTACCATCAGTTGGACCAGGACAAGTCTTGTTTGATTTATTGAGTAGCCAAGTTATTCCTCAGGTTGAACTAAGACGTATCTATCGCCAAGCGGGTGGATCTTCAATTATTCCTTTAGCCCATGAAATCAAAGAAGGGCAACTTGCTCCTGACTTTACTCGTAATCATAATGACCGGTCGTTTTTTACTTGTCAGGCGAATCAGATTGAACCACTCATTCGTACTGTTGTGGAAAAAGCAAAGGCCAAAGGATATACTGCTAAGGATATTCAAATACTGGCACCTATGTATAAGGGGCCGGCTGGTATTAATGCTTTGAATGTCATGATGCAAGATATTCTAAATCCAAATCCTGATAAACGAAGAAGAGAAGCTCAGTATTTCGATGCCTTATACCGAGTAGGCGATAAAATTCTTCAGTTAGTTAATCAGCCGGAACTAAATATTTTTAATGGTGATATTGGTGAAATTGTCAGCATTCAATATGCGAAGGAAACAGAAGATAAAGTAGATGAGATAACGGTTGTTTTTGATAGTGTGGAAGTCACCTATAAAAGGAATGATTGGAACAAATTTACATTAGCCTACTGCTGCTCCATCCATAAGGCTCAAGGTAGCGAGTTTTCGATGGTCATTTTACCCATGGTGCGTCAATATGGCCGTATGCTAAAGCGGAATTTACTTTATACAGCCGTAACTCGTAGTAAAAGTAAGTTAATTTTGTGTGGTGAAGTGGAAGCATTTGAATTTGCTATTAAAAATACTGGTGATTTGAGAAAAACCATGTTGATTGAGAAAGTGGTTCGCCATCAAAATAGCGATAAAATTATTATTGAAGCTGAACCGATTAAGCAAGAAACAATTAGTCAAGTCGTTGAAGAGTTTGAAACCACTGTAACTGAACCTGATTATCAGCTAACAATTGAAAAAATCCAAAAGGGTAATATTGATCCAATGATTGGGATGGCTGATATGTCACCTTATGACTTTATTCATTAA